A window of Priestia megaterium genomic DNA:
AAAGGAATGATTGAGTAAAAGAGTTAAAGATAATTTCTACTTGTGTATCTTAAGATACACCTTTTTATACAAATAAACGTCAAAATAAATACAGTAAATGCTAGATAGACAAGAAATATTTATTTATACGAAAAAGTATAACATTTATTCTATATATTAAATAATGATAATTTTTATTTTATATATAAGAGTAAGAGTTAAATTATTTTAGTTGAATTCACTTTAATTATTACTTCTATTGTAGAAAAATAGAACCTTTTTCTACATTAAACACTTCTCCATAATTTCTTTATTTAATACAAATTAGCTATAATTTGATTGAAGTACAACGAACAGTTTTGTTGTAGTCATCTTACTAACTAATTAGGTTTACAGAGTAAGGCATTGCATAGGATTAACGTAAAACTCGTGATATACTAGGAAGAAAGAAGATAAAATTACGGAGGGCGTTATGACGCAACGATTAGATTTACGTGTCGATTTTGCTTTCAAGTCTCTTTTTGGCACACATGGAAATGAATCCATTTTAGCTGCTTTTTTAAATGCAGCGCTCCGTTTCCCAAATGAGAAACAAATTCAGACGGTTCAGTTATTAGATCCCCATTTTAATAAAGAAAATCAAGAAGATAAACGCTCTATCTTAGATGTACATGCACAACTAGAGGACGGAAGCCGTGTAAATATCGAGATTCAGCTCAATAATAAGCATGACATGGAAAAAAGAACGCTCTATTACTGGTCTAAAATGTATAGTAGTCAAATGAAAGAAGGAATGGACTATGGGGAGCTTTGTAAAACGATTACCATTAACATTGTCAACTTCCGTTATTTGTCGCATATCAGCGATTATCATTCGACTTTTCAGTTATACGAGCGAGAACAGAAAGTCCTCTTAACTGATATGCTCGAAATTCATTTTATGGAGCTCCCGAAATTGTTGATTAAGTGGCGTCACAGAGAAGTTGACCCTCGTGAAGATCGACTCGTACGCTGGTTATTATTGCTTGAAGCATCCGAGGATGAAGAAATCACTCAAGTATTGGAGGAGATTGCGATGCAAGAAGATCAAGTATTAAAGAAAGCGATGGATGAATGGGAACGTGTCAGTCAGGATCCTGAAGTATTATTAGCTTATGAAGCTCGAAGAAAAGCTCTGTTAGATGAAAAATCAGCTTTGAAAAGAGCTGAAAAAAAAGGTGTTATAAAAGTAGCCTCAGGTATGCTTCAAAAAGGAATAGACGAAGATACTATTATTGAACTAACAGGGCTTACAAGAGAAGAGATTCAAAAACTTCGTCAACAATAGGCTAAGGCAAAAGGAGCAGTGTGTTAAAAACACTGCTCCTTTTATTTAAATAAAGGTAACTTGAAT
This region includes:
- a CDS encoding Rpn family recombination-promoting nuclease/putative transposase, which codes for MTQRLDLRVDFAFKSLFGTHGNESILAAFLNAALRFPNEKQIQTVQLLDPHFNKENQEDKRSILDVHAQLEDGSRVNIEIQLNNKHDMEKRTLYYWSKMYSSQMKEGMDYGELCKTITINIVNFRYLSHISDYHSTFQLYEREQKVLLTDMLEIHFMELPKLLIKWRHREVDPREDRLVRWLLLLEASEDEEITQVLEEIAMQEDQVLKKAMDEWERVSQDPEVLLAYEARRKALLDEKSALKRAEKKGVIKVASGMLQKGIDEDTIIELTGLTREEIQKLRQQ